One genomic window of Polyangium aurulentum includes the following:
- a CDS encoding SPFH domain-containing protein → MEPLLLGLVALLVAYLLSGIRQINQWEVALRFTLGKLTGRVEPGITLLLPGFQTLRKIDTRTKNRDLLRQMVITRDNVTTMVDTVLYYRVVDPEKATLAVENYEAAVKDRAKVVLRDVVGETRLDELLAHREEVAAKVRVQVESTVTQWGLHVELIGLQDVQLPPQMQEVLAKVAIAERDRRYVVIKSEADVESAKNFAEAASILSRSPGAMELRRFEALANLSHGNTKVIFDLAKPYDDVRHTAAAMAEAAVTEPAKMRVDNASGALRTEAQRESEAIAEAEAEVQARKFLTGPIGRKV, encoded by the coding sequence ATGGAACCGCTGCTGCTCGGGCTCGTTGCTCTGCTCGTCGCGTACCTGCTCTCCGGGATCCGGCAGATCAACCAGTGGGAGGTGGCCCTGCGCTTCACGCTCGGCAAGCTCACGGGCCGCGTGGAGCCGGGGATCACGCTGCTCCTGCCTGGGTTTCAGACCCTGCGGAAGATCGACACGCGCACGAAGAACCGCGATCTGCTGCGGCAGATGGTGATCACGCGCGACAACGTGACCACGATGGTCGACACGGTCCTGTACTACCGCGTCGTCGATCCGGAGAAGGCCACGCTCGCCGTCGAGAACTACGAGGCCGCGGTGAAGGACCGGGCCAAGGTGGTGCTGCGCGACGTGGTGGGCGAGACGCGGCTCGACGAGCTGCTCGCGCACCGCGAGGAGGTGGCGGCGAAGGTCCGCGTGCAGGTCGAGTCGACGGTCACGCAGTGGGGCCTGCACGTCGAGCTCATCGGCTTGCAGGACGTGCAGCTGCCGCCGCAGATGCAGGAGGTGCTCGCGAAGGTCGCGATCGCCGAGCGCGACAGGCGCTACGTGGTCATCAAGAGCGAGGCCGACGTCGAGAGCGCCAAGAACTTCGCCGAGGCGGCCAGCATCCTCTCGCGCAGCCCGGGCGCCATGGAGCTGCGGCGCTTCGAGGCGCTCGCGAACCTCAGCCACGGCAACACCAAGGTGATCTTCGACCTCGCCAAGCCCTACGACGACGTGCGCCACACGGCGGCGGCGATGGCCGAGGCGGCCGTGACCGAGCCGGCCAAGATGCGCGTCGACAACGCGAGCGGCGCCCTGCGCACCGAGGCGCAGCGCGAGTCCGAGGCCATCGCCGAGGCCGAGGCCGAGGTGCAGGCGCGCAAGTTCCTCACCGGGCCGATCGGGCGCAAGGTGTGA
- a CDS encoding ABC transporter substrate-binding protein has translation MRNKLLLGLLCVGGILAAPSSCSLSNIAADDCTTNDECVLAIGPKSMCEEGFCTDPPSCTTGHDCRMVAGGGACVSGVCVSTFPKHPQCQTIYEPADVFDVRLGAPDAPLVIGSIVSVEEQKDEVRTRAMRLAVREINDKGGKMNRGQRLALVVCDVGGPGNTAKGAEREELNNQALDYLAGTLGVPVIIGPSTSSDALQTVARLKEKSYPTALISPSATSPALTKIDDRLSPGEPGLFWRTCPSDVQQGQVLAGVISADMTILKTAVVYVNDAYGQGLAEVFSNSYGLERSERIPIDEAKVTDPAETAKIAEQVEAYEPDAVLVIAVQGGQTVEILKAMVGKSVAQKKFFFTDGSKDEGKLFAPGLPAEVTTMIQGAQGTAPASPSGTNYEFFRTNLKSAFEVDAAGFSFTAQAYDATYVGAYGIIWASRESSAYDGRQVAEGLSKLSMGTTVNVSVVGWTSGKNALAGGGGIDIEGASGRLNFNKDTGEAPGRIEIWGVNGSSFVTMDVVE, from the coding sequence ATGCGTAACAAACTTCTCCTCGGGCTTCTTTGCGTCGGCGGGATTCTCGCCGCACCGAGCTCCTGCTCGCTCTCGAACATCGCGGCCGACGACTGCACGACCAACGACGAGTGCGTCCTGGCGATCGGTCCGAAGAGCATGTGCGAGGAGGGCTTCTGCACCGATCCGCCCTCCTGCACGACGGGGCACGACTGCCGCATGGTCGCGGGCGGCGGCGCGTGCGTGAGCGGCGTGTGCGTCTCGACCTTCCCGAAACACCCGCAGTGCCAGACGATCTACGAGCCCGCGGATGTCTTCGACGTCCGCCTCGGCGCGCCCGACGCGCCGCTCGTCATCGGCAGCATCGTCTCGGTGGAGGAGCAAAAGGACGAGGTGCGGACGCGGGCGATGCGCCTCGCAGTGCGGGAGATCAACGACAAGGGCGGCAAGATGAACCGCGGGCAGCGGCTCGCGCTCGTCGTCTGCGACGTCGGCGGACCCGGCAACACGGCCAAGGGCGCCGAGCGCGAAGAGCTCAACAATCAGGCCCTCGATTACCTCGCCGGCACGCTCGGCGTGCCCGTGATCATCGGTCCTTCGACCTCGTCCGACGCGCTGCAGACCGTGGCGCGGCTCAAGGAGAAGAGCTACCCGACGGCGCTCATCTCGCCCTCGGCGACGAGCCCGGCGCTCACGAAGATCGACGATCGCCTGTCCCCTGGCGAGCCCGGCCTTTTCTGGCGCACGTGCCCGAGCGACGTGCAGCAGGGTCAGGTCCTCGCTGGCGTCATCTCCGCCGACATGACCATCCTCAAGACCGCGGTGGTGTACGTCAACGACGCCTATGGCCAGGGTCTGGCCGAGGTCTTCAGCAACAGCTATGGCCTCGAGCGCTCCGAGCGCATCCCCATCGACGAGGCGAAGGTCACGGACCCGGCCGAGACCGCGAAGATCGCCGAGCAGGTCGAGGCGTACGAGCCCGACGCGGTGCTGGTGATCGCGGTGCAGGGCGGGCAAACCGTCGAGATCTTGAAGGCCATGGTCGGCAAGAGCGTGGCCCAGAAGAAGTTCTTCTTCACCGACGGCTCGAAGGACGAGGGCAAGCTCTTCGCGCCGGGGCTGCCGGCCGAGGTGACCACGATGATCCAGGGCGCGCAGGGCACGGCGCCGGCGAGCCCCTCGGGGACGAATTACGAGTTTTTCAGGACGAACCTGAAATCGGCCTTCGAGGTCGACGCGGCGGGCTTCTCGTTCACGGCGCAGGCTTACGATGCGACGTACGTGGGCGCCTACGGCATCATCTGGGCCTCGCGCGAGAGCTCGGCGTACGACGGGCGGCAGGTGGCCGAGGGTCTGTCGAAGCTATCGATGGGCACGACGGTCAACGTCTCGGTGGTCGGCTGGACCTCGGGCAAGAACGCCCTCGCGGGGGGCGGGGGGATCGACATCGAGGGGGCCTCGGGGCGCCTCAATTTCAACAAAGACACGGGCGAGGCGCCGGGCCGGATCGAGATCTGGGGCGTGAACGGGTCGAGCTTCGTGACGATGGATGTCGTCGAGTAG
- a CDS encoding GreA/GreB family elongation factor: MKIDKRTVLAALRARLAEDIAMMSRLALEAAEAASHEENKPENDKDMRSTEASYVARGQAERARDLERAHALLGSMAARDFEPEDAIAIGALVELRHRETVSVCLLVPAGGGTRARVEGVEVQAVTPTSPLGAALLGLSEGDEAEVRTPQGTKVYEVMSVQ, from the coding sequence GTGAAGATCGACAAGCGCACCGTTCTCGCCGCGCTCCGCGCCCGGCTCGCAGAGGATATCGCCATGATGTCGCGCCTCGCGCTGGAGGCGGCGGAGGCGGCTTCGCACGAGGAGAACAAGCCCGAGAACGACAAGGACATGCGCTCGACCGAGGCGTCGTACGTGGCGCGGGGCCAGGCCGAGCGCGCGCGTGACCTCGAGCGGGCGCACGCGCTGCTCGGCTCCATGGCGGCGCGCGATTTCGAGCCCGAAGACGCCATCGCCATCGGGGCGCTCGTCGAGCTGCGGCACCGCGAGACGGTGAGCGTATGCCTGCTCGTGCCGGCAGGCGGCGGCACGCGGGCGCGCGTCGAGGGGGTGGAAGTGCAGGCGGTGACGCCGACGAGCCCGCTCGGCGCTGCGCTGCTCGGGCTGTCGGAGGGCGACGAGGCGGAGGTGCGGACGCCGCAGGGGACGAAGGTCTACGAGGTGATGAGCGTGCAATAG
- a CDS encoding DUF2243 domain-containing protein: protein MADGHDQRPLIAAGNLLGVGMGGFLDGILFHQVLQLHGMLTARRPKDSLVNMQINMFWDGMFHVFTWVVTALGIYLLWRAAQRRDVVWSGRTLVGGMSLGWGMFNLVEGVIDHHVLHVHHVYERAGESIWDYAFLGSGVGLMLLGWALIRAAHGAAPLLPGGFGRTARPGR from the coding sequence ATGGCGGATGGGCATGACCAGAGGCCGCTGATCGCTGCGGGCAACTTGCTCGGCGTCGGCATGGGTGGATTCCTGGACGGCATTCTGTTCCATCAGGTTCTGCAGCTACACGGGATGCTCACGGCGAGGCGCCCGAAAGACAGCCTCGTCAACATGCAGATCAACATGTTCTGGGACGGCATGTTCCACGTGTTCACGTGGGTCGTGACCGCGCTCGGGATCTATCTCCTGTGGCGCGCGGCGCAGCGCCGTGACGTCGTGTGGTCGGGCCGCACGCTCGTGGGCGGGATGTCGCTCGGCTGGGGCATGTTCAACCTCGTCGAGGGCGTGATCGACCACCACGTCCTGCACGTTCATCACGTCTATGAGCGCGCGGGCGAGTCGATCTGGGATTACGCGTTCCTCGGCTCGGGCGTCGGGCTGATGCTCCTCGGCTGGGCGCTCATCCGCGCCGCGCACGGAGCCGCTCCCTTGTTGCCCGGGGGCTTCGGAAGGACCGCGCGTCCGGGGCGGTAG
- a CDS encoding PAS domain S-box protein, whose protein sequence is MSGPERRDPPSLEAFVAALRARKPQIVEGWLEVCRRYFPAAVEGAGDAFRASLDADVEANLAAFEDPEAKAIGGRARGWYTAAVDRGLSAEVLLATAAESREVILDAALAVHAEGVPFASHGIRRLMAVQSEIGMILDEVYRGRAERAEAAARVFESVTYHSPDCIGVARMDGIVVYANPAFEELLGYPIVGRDLVELTLPADREYLTQEVKRRLLETGSWSGLLRYAHADGSPIEAHVTAFLVRDEQGNPTARCAILRDMAPLRRAEEERRKLQEEVIAAQRAALQELSTPLVPIAQGVVVMPLVGAIDAARADRMLGALLEGIVGQSARLAILDVTAVKGVDAQVAEALLGAARAARLVGAEVVLTGIQPAVAQSIVEIGADLGTIATMSTLGEGIRYALGRARARG, encoded by the coding sequence ATGAGCGGCCCGGAGCGCAGAGACCCGCCGTCGCTCGAGGCGTTCGTGGCCGCGCTGCGGGCGCGCAAGCCCCAGATCGTCGAGGGCTGGCTCGAGGTGTGCCGGCGGTACTTTCCGGCCGCCGTCGAGGGGGCGGGCGATGCGTTCCGTGCGTCGCTCGACGCGGACGTCGAGGCGAACCTCGCGGCCTTCGAGGATCCGGAGGCGAAGGCGATCGGTGGGCGCGCGCGGGGCTGGTACACGGCTGCCGTCGACCGTGGGCTGTCGGCCGAGGTGTTGCTCGCGACGGCGGCGGAGAGCCGCGAGGTCATCCTCGACGCGGCCCTCGCGGTGCACGCCGAGGGCGTTCCATTCGCCTCGCATGGAATCCGGCGGCTGATGGCCGTGCAGAGCGAGATCGGGATGATCCTCGACGAGGTTTACCGCGGGCGCGCGGAGAGGGCCGAAGCGGCGGCGCGCGTCTTCGAGTCCGTCACGTATCACTCGCCCGACTGCATCGGCGTGGCGCGGATGGACGGCATCGTCGTGTACGCGAACCCGGCCTTCGAGGAGCTGCTCGGTTACCCCATCGTGGGACGTGACCTCGTGGAGCTCACCCTGCCCGCGGATCGGGAGTACCTCACGCAGGAGGTGAAGCGGCGCCTCCTCGAGACGGGCTCCTGGAGCGGCCTTTTGCGCTACGCGCACGCCGACGGCAGCCCTATCGAGGCGCACGTGACGGCGTTCCTCGTGCGCGACGAGCAGGGCAACCCCACGGCGCGCTGCGCGATCTTGCGCGACATGGCGCCGTTGCGGCGCGCGGAGGAGGAGCGGCGCAAGCTGCAAGAGGAGGTCATCGCGGCCCAGCGCGCGGCCCTGCAGGAGCTTTCGACGCCGCTCGTGCCGATCGCGCAGGGTGTGGTGGTGATGCCGCTCGTGGGCGCGATCGACGCGGCGCGGGCGGATCGGATGCTTGGCGCGCTGCTCGAGGGGATCGTGGGGCAATCGGCGCGCCTGGCGATCCTGGACGTCACGGCGGTCAAAGGGGTCGACGCGCAGGTGGCCGAGGCGCTCCTCGGCGCGGCGCGGGCGGCGCGGCTCGTGGGCGCGGAGGTGGTGCTGACGGGGATCCAGCCCGCCGTCGCGCAGTCGATCGTCGAGATCGGCGCCGACCTCGGGACCATTGCAACGATGAGCACGCTCGGCGAGGGCATTCGCTACGCCCTCGGTCGCGCGAGGGCGCGCGGATAG
- a CDS encoding STAS domain-containing protein: MEARREAVIEQVSAVSRRLAPDAPEEAIATQVASQVDTWLAGLREGGEAQLEATQRAFIGRTRAAGMPGQLVLTMIEAMRASLLDEALELLDEGVPGAADGVRRVMRIAQRVVEVYDAAFRKHAQALEKKGRILRELTDNSPDGILFADRDGVMTYVNPSINASLGHDVMGSNLADIVDPPEMIAEIARQVTAKGKWDGPIRLVRADGTTKRHRMVAFRVNDAKGELLVRCGILRDLTEEERAEEDRQRLRERIIAAQDEALRELSTPLMPLAEGVLAMPIVGAIDEARAQQILEALLEGIGQHGAEHVIIDITGVRGVDAQVAGALVQAAQAARLLGAEVVLTGIRAAVAQTLMELGADLGSMVTRSTLQAGVAHALAKRKGARR, encoded by the coding sequence ATGGAGGCGCGCCGAGAGGCCGTCATCGAGCAAGTAAGCGCCGTCTCGCGCAGGCTCGCCCCGGACGCGCCCGAAGAGGCGATCGCGACGCAGGTCGCGTCGCAAGTCGACACGTGGCTCGCGGGGCTGCGCGAGGGCGGCGAGGCCCAGCTCGAGGCCACGCAGCGGGCCTTCATCGGGCGAACGCGCGCGGCCGGCATGCCGGGCCAGCTCGTGCTCACGATGATCGAGGCGATGCGCGCGAGCCTGCTCGACGAGGCGCTCGAGCTGCTCGACGAGGGCGTACCGGGCGCGGCGGACGGGGTGCGGCGCGTGATGCGCATCGCGCAACGGGTGGTCGAGGTCTACGACGCCGCCTTTCGCAAGCACGCGCAGGCGCTCGAGAAGAAGGGGCGCATCTTGCGCGAGCTGACCGACAACTCGCCCGACGGCATCCTGTTCGCCGACCGCGACGGCGTGATGACGTACGTGAACCCCTCGATCAACGCCTCGCTCGGCCACGACGTCATGGGCTCGAACCTCGCGGACATCGTCGACCCGCCCGAGATGATCGCCGAGATCGCGCGGCAAGTGACCGCGAAGGGGAAGTGGGACGGCCCGATCCGCCTCGTGCGCGCGGACGGGACGACCAAGCGCCACCGCATGGTGGCCTTCCGCGTGAACGACGCGAAGGGCGAGCTGCTGGTGCGCTGCGGGATCCTGCGCGATCTGACCGAGGAAGAGCGCGCCGAGGAGGACCGGCAGAGGCTGCGCGAGCGGATCATCGCGGCGCAGGACGAGGCCTTGCGGGAGCTGTCGACGCCCTTGATGCCGCTCGCCGAGGGCGTGCTCGCGATGCCGATCGTCGGCGCGATCGACGAGGCGCGCGCGCAGCAGATCCTCGAAGCGCTGCTCGAAGGGATCGGGCAGCACGGCGCCGAGCACGTGATCATCGACATCACGGGCGTGAGGGGCGTGGACGCGCAGGTGGCCGGGGCGCTCGTGCAGGCGGCGCAGGCGGCGCGGCTGCTCGGCGCCGAGGTGGTCCTGACGGGCATCCGCGCGGCCGTCGCGCAGACGCTGATGGAGCTCGGCGCAGACCTCGGCAGCATGGTCACGAGGAGCACGCTGCAGGCGGGCGTGGCGCACGCGTTGGCAAAGCGCAAAGGGGCGAGGCGATGA
- a CDS encoding CoA-acylating methylmalonate-semialdehyde dehydrogenase produces the protein MRVLENFINGAWVPSSGTTQLDVKNPATGELLARVPLSTAGDVDAAVRAAKAAFPAWRAVPPVQRARYLFKLKNLLEQHREEIAGICTSEHGKTLAESASDFGRGIENVEHACGIPTLLMGQSLEDVSSGIDCNVVRQPLGVFAAITPFNFPPMVPLWFLPYAIATGNTFVLKPSEQVPLSQRRIFELIAQTGLPAGVVNLVNGGKDVVEAICAHQDIAGVSFVGSSNVAKIVYRRCGETGKRVQSLGGAKNFIVIMPDADMEKSVANACESAYGCAGQRCLAGSVIVGVGEAYERVRELVVAHAKAAVLGDGKQPGTTLGPVISAAHKDKVLSYIEKGLQEGAKLLVDGRNATVPGLPDGNWVGATVFEGVTPHMTIAKEEIFGPVVCLMKAKDLAEAVELANASEYGNASSIYTTNGKSAREFSTRVQAGMVGVNIGVAAPMSYFPFGGQKGSFFGDLKAHGQQGVDFYTERKIVIERWF, from the coding sequence ATGCGCGTGCTCGAGAACTTCATCAACGGCGCCTGGGTTCCATCGTCCGGCACCACCCAGCTCGACGTGAAGAACCCCGCGACGGGCGAGCTTTTGGCCCGTGTTCCGCTCTCCACCGCAGGCGACGTCGACGCGGCGGTGCGCGCGGCGAAGGCGGCGTTCCCGGCCTGGCGCGCGGTGCCCCCGGTCCAGCGCGCGCGCTACCTCTTCAAGCTGAAGAACCTGCTCGAGCAGCACCGCGAGGAGATCGCGGGCATCTGCACCTCCGAGCACGGCAAGACGCTCGCCGAGAGCGCCAGCGACTTCGGCCGCGGCATCGAGAACGTCGAGCACGCGTGTGGCATCCCCACGCTGCTCATGGGCCAGAGCCTCGAGGACGTGTCCTCGGGCATCGACTGCAACGTCGTGCGCCAGCCGCTCGGCGTGTTCGCGGCGATCACGCCCTTCAACTTCCCGCCGATGGTCCCGCTCTGGTTCCTGCCGTACGCGATTGCGACGGGAAACACCTTCGTGCTCAAGCCGAGCGAACAGGTCCCGCTGTCGCAGCGCCGCATCTTCGAGCTCATCGCGCAGACGGGCCTGCCCGCGGGCGTGGTGAACCTCGTGAATGGCGGCAAGGACGTCGTCGAGGCGATCTGCGCGCACCAGGACATCGCGGGCGTGTCGTTCGTCGGCTCGTCGAACGTCGCCAAGATCGTCTATCGGCGCTGCGGCGAGACCGGCAAGCGCGTGCAGTCGCTCGGCGGCGCGAAGAACTTCATCGTGATCATGCCCGACGCGGACATGGAGAAGAGCGTCGCGAATGCCTGCGAGAGCGCCTATGGGTGCGCGGGCCAGCGCTGCCTCGCGGGCAGCGTGATCGTCGGCGTGGGCGAGGCGTACGAGCGCGTGCGCGAGCTGGTCGTGGCGCACGCGAAGGCCGCGGTCCTGGGCGACGGCAAGCAGCCGGGGACGACCCTCGGGCCGGTCATTTCGGCCGCGCACAAGGACAAGGTCCTTTCGTACATCGAGAAGGGCCTGCAGGAGGGCGCCAAGCTCCTCGTCGACGGCCGCAATGCGACCGTGCCCGGGCTGCCGGACGGCAACTGGGTGGGCGCCACGGTGTTCGAGGGCGTGACGCCGCACATGACGATCGCGAAAGAGGAGATCTTCGGCCCGGTGGTCTGCCTGATGAAGGCGAAGGATCTGGCCGAGGCGGTCGAGCTCGCGAACGCGAGCGAATACGGCAATGCGTCGAGCATTTACACGACCAACGGCAAGAGCGCGCGCGAGTTCTCGACCCGCGTGCAGGCGGGCATGGTGGGCGTGAACATCGGCGTCGCCGCGCCGATGTCGTACTTCCCGTTCGGCGGCCAGAAGGGCAGCTTCTTCGGTGACCTCAAGGCCCACGGGCAGCAGGGCGTGGACTTCTACACCGAGCGCAAGATCGTGATCGAGAGGTGGTTCTGA
- a CDS encoding nitrilase-related carbon-nitrogen hydrolase — protein MARKVLGGLIQCSNAINDPNATVPQIRDAMYEKHLPLIEEAGKRGVQILGLQEVFNGPYFCPSQDAKWCDIAETVPGPTVERLSEYAKKYKMAMVIPVYEREIAGVYYNTAAVVDADGTYLGKYRKNHIPQTNGFWEKYFFKPGNLGYPTFQTRYAKIGVYICYDRHFPEGARLLGLNGAEIVFNPSATVAGLSQYLWKLEQPAHAVANGYYVAASNRVGVEAPWNIGKFYGSSYFVDPRGNFLAVGSEDNDELVMAEMDLDMIEEVRRTWQFYRDRRPETYENMVKLLP, from the coding sequence ATGGCGAGGAAAGTCCTTGGCGGCCTGATCCAGTGCTCCAACGCGATCAACGATCCGAACGCGACGGTGCCCCAGATCCGGGACGCGATGTACGAGAAGCACCTGCCGCTCATCGAGGAGGCAGGCAAGCGTGGCGTGCAGATCCTCGGGCTGCAGGAGGTCTTCAACGGCCCCTATTTCTGCCCCTCGCAGGACGCGAAGTGGTGCGACATCGCCGAGACCGTCCCCGGCCCCACGGTCGAGCGGCTCTCGGAGTACGCGAAGAAGTACAAGATGGCGATGGTGATCCCCGTGTACGAGCGGGAGATCGCCGGCGTCTATTACAACACCGCGGCCGTCGTGGACGCGGACGGGACGTACCTCGGTAAATACCGCAAGAACCACATCCCGCAGACGAACGGCTTCTGGGAGAAGTACTTCTTCAAGCCGGGCAACCTCGGGTATCCGACGTTCCAGACGCGCTACGCCAAGATCGGCGTCTACATCTGTTACGACCGCCATTTCCCCGAGGGCGCTCGCCTCCTCGGCCTGAACGGGGCCGAGATCGTGTTCAACCCCTCGGCCACGGTGGCTGGTTTGTCGCAGTATCTGTGGAAGCTCGAGCAGCCGGCGCACGCGGTGGCGAACGGCTATTACGTGGCCGCGTCGAACCGCGTGGGCGTCGAGGCGCCCTGGAACATCGGCAAGTTCTACGGCTCGAGCTATTTCGTCGACCCGCGGGGCAATTTCCTCGCCGTGGGCAGCGAGGACAACGACGAGCTGGTGATGGCCGAGATGGACCTCGACATGATCGAGGAGGTGCGGCGGACCTGGCAGTTCTACCGCGATCGCAGGCCGGAGACGTACGAGAACATGGTGAAGCTCCTGCCGTGA
- the hydA gene encoding dihydropyrimidinase, with product MGILIKNGEIITAADRFVGDVYCDGGKIVAVGTGLVKQGQDDVVIDASGQLVFPGGVDAHVHMELPFMGTESSDDFETGTAAGVAGGTTSIIDFVIPGRGQDLLDGLAMWKEKAKKAVADYAFHMAVTWWGDKTAREMEHCVREEGIPSFKTFMAYRGAIGVDDVELIQVMEKAKELGALVTAHCEHGDAVVALQQRFLREGKTTPRYHAESRPAPIEGEATARAIMLARMWGEPIYIVHLTCIEALDAVAEARRRGQVVLAETCPQYLLLDDSVYDKPDFEGAAYVMSPPIRPKGHQDALWAGLASGLIQTVATDHCPFHQVGQKDMGRDNFTKIPNGAAGIENRLGLLWTYGVLTGRIDANKFVDLFATQPAKIFGLYPRKGAILPGADADIVIFDPTATSTISAKTHHHRCDRNIFEGFEVKGKARYVIVNGRVQFNDGKLDVQRGAGRYLPRKLDKVSAPVRQ from the coding sequence ATGGGCATCCTGATCAAGAACGGTGAGATCATCACTGCCGCCGATCGATTCGTCGGCGACGTGTATTGCGACGGCGGCAAGATCGTGGCGGTCGGCACCGGGCTCGTGAAGCAGGGCCAGGACGACGTCGTCATCGACGCGTCGGGGCAGCTCGTCTTCCCGGGCGGGGTCGACGCGCACGTGCACATGGAGCTGCCCTTCATGGGCACCGAGAGCTCCGACGATTTCGAGACGGGCACCGCCGCCGGCGTCGCCGGCGGCACCACCTCGATCATCGATTTCGTCATCCCGGGCCGCGGCCAGGACCTCCTGGATGGGCTGGCCATGTGGAAGGAGAAGGCGAAGAAGGCGGTCGCCGATTACGCCTTCCACATGGCCGTCACCTGGTGGGGCGACAAGACGGCCAGGGAGATGGAGCATTGCGTGCGCGAGGAGGGCATCCCCTCGTTCAAGACCTTCATGGCCTACCGCGGCGCGATCGGCGTCGACGACGTCGAGCTCATCCAGGTCATGGAGAAGGCCAAGGAGCTCGGCGCGCTGGTCACCGCGCATTGCGAGCACGGCGACGCCGTCGTGGCCCTGCAGCAGCGCTTCCTGCGCGAGGGCAAGACCACGCCGCGCTATCACGCCGAGAGCCGCCCCGCGCCGATCGAGGGCGAGGCCACGGCGCGGGCGATCATGCTCGCGCGCATGTGGGGCGAGCCGATCTACATCGTCCACCTCACCTGCATCGAGGCGCTCGACGCGGTGGCCGAGGCGCGGCGGCGCGGGCAGGTGGTGCTCGCCGAGACGTGCCCGCAGTATCTGCTCCTCGACGATTCGGTCTACGACAAACCCGATTTCGAGGGCGCGGCGTACGTGATGAGCCCGCCGATCCGGCCGAAGGGCCACCAGGACGCGCTCTGGGCGGGGCTCGCCTCGGGCCTCATCCAGACCGTGGCCACCGACCATTGCCCCTTCCACCAGGTGGGGCAAAAGGACATGGGCCGCGACAACTTCACGAAGATCCCGAACGGCGCCGCCGGCATCGAGAACCGCCTCGGCCTGCTCTGGACCTACGGCGTGCTCACCGGCCGGATCGACGCGAACAAGTTCGTCGATCTCTTCGCGACGCAGCCGGCCAAGATCTTCGGCCTCTATCCGCGCAAGGGCGCCATCCTGCCCGGCGCCGACGCCGATATCGTGATCTTCGATCCCACGGCCACGAGCACGATCTCCGCCAAGACCCACCACCACCGCTGCGATCGGAACATCTTCGAGGGCTTCGAGGTGAAGGGCAAGGCGCGGTACGTCATCGTGAACGGGCGCGTGCAGTTCAACGACGGCAAGCTCGACGTGCAGCGCGGCGCGGGCCGCTATCTGCCTCGCAAGCTCGACAAGGTCTCGGCCCCGGTGAGGCAATAA